The following are encoded in a window of Brachyhypopomus gauderio isolate BG-103 chromosome 18, BGAUD_0.2, whole genome shotgun sequence genomic DNA:
- the LOC143482166 gene encoding uncharacterized protein LOC143482166 isoform X3: MATEDLRQSEKPKPDVKRSKASLGKEQALQSPQKSLCLKEAQSLTPSGGSTLKHDIESREAEADVAEQRVMVLIVQVMDALLMLVLCWKAWKFSIPCRVSAMHV, translated from the exons ATGGCAA CTGAGGACCTGAGGCAGTCAGAAAAGCCAAAGCCAGATGTCAAGAG GTCAAAGGCTTCATTAGGAAAAGAGCAGGCTCTGCAGTCTCCCCAGAAATCCCTCTGTCTTAAAGAAGCACAAAGCCTTACCCCCAGTGGTGGATCAACCCTTAAACAC GACATTGAATCCAGAGAGGCTGAGGCAGATGTTGCCGAGCAGAGGGTCATGGTCCTGATAGTCCAGGTAATGGACGCTttgctgatgttggtgttgtGCTGGAAGGCGTGGAAGTTCTCCATACCCTGCAGAGTGTCAGCCATGCATGTGTGA
- the LOC143482166 gene encoding uncharacterized protein LOC143482166 isoform X1: protein MATLPFMERNNGIISVFLCEKAAEDLRQSEKPKPDVKRSKASLGKEQALQSPQKSLCLKEAQSLTPSGGSTLKHDIESREAEADVAEQRVMVLIVQVMDALLMLVLCWKAWKFSIPCRVSAMHV from the exons ATGGCAA CATTGCCGTTCATGGAGAGAAACAATGGGATAATTAGTGTTTTTCTCTGTGAAAAGGCAGCTGAGGACCTGAGGCAGTCAGAAAAGCCAAAGCCAGATGTCAAGAG GTCAAAGGCTTCATTAGGAAAAGAGCAGGCTCTGCAGTCTCCCCAGAAATCCCTCTGTCTTAAAGAAGCACAAAGCCTTACCCCCAGTGGTGGATCAACCCTTAAACAC GACATTGAATCCAGAGAGGCTGAGGCAGATGTTGCCGAGCAGAGGGTCATGGTCCTGATAGTCCAGGTAATGGACGCTttgctgatgttggtgttgtGCTGGAAGGCGTGGAAGTTCTCCATACCCTGCAGAGTGTCAGCCATGCATGTGTGA
- the LOC143482166 gene encoding uncharacterized protein LOC143482166 isoform X4, with amino-acid sequence MATLPFMERNNGIISVFLCEKAAEDLRQSEKPKPDVKRSKASLGKEQALQSPQKSLCLKEAQSLTPSGGSTLKHAFRR; translated from the exons ATGGCAA CATTGCCGTTCATGGAGAGAAACAATGGGATAATTAGTGTTTTTCTCTGTGAAAAGGCAGCTGAGGACCTGAGGCAGTCAGAAAAGCCAAAGCCAGATGTCAAGAG GTCAAAGGCTTCATTAGGAAAAGAGCAGGCTCTGCAGTCTCCCCAGAAATCCCTCTGTCTTAAAGAAGCACAAAGCCTTACCCCCAGTGGTGGATCAACCCTTAAACAC gctTTTAGGAGGTGA
- the LOC143482166 gene encoding uncharacterized protein LOC143482166 isoform X2, which translates to MSRGQYKTAHFFTGPEKLNHFSFSMLLSTSPVYYVTRSKASLGKEQALQSPQKSLCLKEAQSLTPSGGSTLKHDIESREAEADVAEQRVMVLIVQVMDALLMLVLCWKAWKFSIPCRVSAMHV; encoded by the exons ATGTCAAGAG GCCAATACAAGACAGCTCACTTCTTTACGGGTCCTGAAAAGTTGAATCATTTCAGCTTTTCAATGCTGCTCAGCACCTCCCCTGTTTATTACGTCACAAG GTCAAAGGCTTCATTAGGAAAAGAGCAGGCTCTGCAGTCTCCCCAGAAATCCCTCTGTCTTAAAGAAGCACAAAGCCTTACCCCCAGTGGTGGATCAACCCTTAAACAC GACATTGAATCCAGAGAGGCTGAGGCAGATGTTGCCGAGCAGAGGGTCATGGTCCTGATAGTCCAGGTAATGGACGCTttgctgatgttggtgttgtGCTGGAAGGCGTGGAAGTTCTCCATACCCTGCAGAGTGTCAGCCATGCATGTGTGA